In the Burkholderia glumae LMG 2196 = ATCC 33617 genome, one interval contains:
- a CDS encoding glycosyltransferase family 4 protein, which yields MRIAIVTHVVRHNDGQGRVNYEIARAALAEQCDVTLVASHVAPELLEHPRVRWIPVRPGRFWPTNLMRQQVFALKSALWLSRHRAEYDVLHVNGFISWVRADVNTAHFVHGGWFASPYYPFALTKGLWSAYQYVYTRANTLLERWAYRRSRAIVAVSGKVADEIRRIGIDGSRVGVIYNGVDTRAFAGARADRAAYGLPEDAFLLLFVGDLRTPRKNLGTVLKALTKLPDHVHLAVAGYLPGSPYPDQARALGLERRVHFLGLVKTMPTLMSSVNAYVFPSRYEAMSLSLLEAMAAGLPVVTARTAGGAEIITADCGVVLDDPDDPHALAGAIGALARSPERCREMGAAARELMDQFGWAQMGAQYLALYRRLMPSSQSSAHGAPGPAAVAGPGPVATQEPL from the coding sequence ATGAGAATCGCCATCGTCACCCACGTGGTACGCCACAACGACGGGCAGGGGCGCGTCAACTACGAGATCGCGCGCGCGGCGCTGGCCGAGCAGTGCGACGTCACGCTCGTCGCCTCGCACGTCGCGCCGGAGCTGCTCGAGCATCCGCGCGTGCGCTGGATTCCGGTCCGGCCGGGCCGCTTCTGGCCCACCAACCTGATGCGCCAGCAGGTGTTCGCGCTGAAGAGCGCGCTGTGGCTGTCGCGCCACCGCGCCGAATACGACGTGCTGCACGTGAACGGCTTCATCTCGTGGGTGCGGGCCGACGTGAACACCGCGCACTTCGTGCATGGCGGCTGGTTCGCGAGCCCCTATTACCCGTTCGCGCTCACCAAGGGATTGTGGTCGGCCTATCAGTACGTCTACACGCGCGCCAACACCTTGCTCGAACGCTGGGCCTACCGCCGCTCGCGCGCGATCGTGGCGGTCTCCGGCAAGGTGGCCGACGAGATCCGCCGGATCGGCATCGACGGCAGCCGCGTCGGCGTGATCTACAACGGCGTCGACACGCGCGCGTTCGCCGGCGCGCGCGCCGATCGCGCCGCCTACGGGCTGCCGGAGGACGCGTTCCTGCTGCTGTTCGTGGGCGACCTGCGCACGCCGCGCAAGAACCTCGGCACCGTGCTCAAGGCGCTCACCAAGCTGCCCGACCACGTCCATCTGGCGGTGGCCGGCTACCTGCCGGGCAGCCCGTATCCGGACCAGGCGCGCGCGCTCGGGCTGGAGCGGCGCGTGCATTTTCTCGGGCTGGTGAAGACCATGCCGACGCTGATGTCGTCGGTGAACGCCTATGTGTTTCCGTCGCGCTACGAGGCGATGAGCCTGTCGCTGCTGGAGGCGATGGCGGCCGGCCTGCCGGTGGTGACCGCGCGCACCGCGGGCGGCGCCGAGATCATCACGGCCGACTGCGGCGTGGTGCTCGACGATCCCGACGATCCGCACGCGCTGGCCGGCGCGATCGGCGCACTGGCACGCTCGCCCGAGCGCTGCCGCGAAATGGGCGCCGCGGCCCGCGAACTGATGGACCAGTTCGGCTGGGCGCAGATGGGCGCCCAGTATCTCGCGCTGTACCGGCGGCTGATGCCGTCTTCCCAATCATCGGCGCACGGCGCGCCCGGCCCCGCCGCGGTGGCCGGACCCGGCCCCGTCGCCACGCAGGAGCCATTGTGA
- a CDS encoding glycosyltransferase family 4 protein: MKDASPSTIKSLQIGMHWFPERAGGLDRMYYSLVGALPGAGVAVRGVVAGSGRVAADTGGAIRGFGPASQSLPRRMMAARSALREVIRQERPDVVSSHFALYTFPGLDVTRGIPQVSHFQGPWADESQVEGADSLGQRAKRYLEQAVYARASRLIVLSSAFGEILTARYGISQEKVRIVPGCVDTAQFDLPITQAEARRKLQLPVGRPIVLAVRRLVRRMGLEDLIEAVNTVRRRHPDVLLLIAGKGRLAEELQQRIDAAGLGEHVKLLGFVPDEHLAALYRAATVSVVPTVALEGFGLITVESLAAGTPVLVTPVGGLPEAVSGLSPELVLRGTGADAIAEGLDGALSGTLKLPDAEACRRYARENFDNAVIARRVAQVYDEAIRAG; encoded by the coding sequence ATGAAAGACGCTTCCCCCTCGACGATCAAGTCGCTGCAGATCGGCATGCACTGGTTCCCCGAACGCGCGGGCGGCCTCGATCGCATGTACTACTCGCTGGTCGGCGCGCTGCCCGGCGCCGGCGTGGCCGTGCGCGGCGTGGTGGCCGGCTCGGGGCGCGTGGCGGCCGATACCGGCGGCGCGATCCGCGGCTTCGGGCCGGCCTCGCAGTCGCTGCCGCGCCGCATGATGGCCGCGCGCAGCGCGCTGCGCGAGGTGATCCGCCAGGAGCGGCCCGACGTGGTGTCGTCGCACTTCGCGCTCTACACGTTCCCGGGCCTCGACGTCACGCGCGGCATCCCGCAGGTCTCGCACTTCCAGGGGCCGTGGGCCGACGAGAGCCAGGTGGAGGGCGCCGATTCGCTCGGCCAGCGCGCCAAGCGCTATCTGGAGCAGGCCGTCTATGCGCGCGCCTCGCGGCTGATCGTGCTGTCGAGCGCGTTCGGCGAGATCCTGACCGCGCGCTACGGCATCTCGCAGGAGAAGGTGCGGATCGTGCCGGGCTGTGTGGACACCGCGCAGTTCGACCTGCCGATCACGCAGGCCGAGGCGCGCCGCAAGCTGCAACTGCCGGTGGGCCGGCCGATCGTGCTGGCGGTGCGGCGCCTCGTGCGGCGCATGGGGCTCGAGGATCTGATCGAGGCCGTGAACACCGTGCGGCGCCGCCATCCGGACGTGCTGCTGCTGATCGCCGGCAAGGGGCGGCTCGCCGAGGAGCTGCAGCAGCGCATCGACGCCGCCGGGCTCGGCGAGCACGTCAAGCTGCTCGGCTTCGTGCCCGACGAGCATCTGGCCGCGCTGTACCGCGCGGCCACCGTCAGCGTGGTGCCGACCGTCGCGCTAGAAGGCTTCGGGCTGATCACGGTGGAGTCGCTGGCCGCGGGCACGCCGGTGCTCGTCACGCCGGTGGGCGGGCTGCCGGAGGCGGTGTCGGGTCTGTCGCCCGAGCTGGTGCTGCGCGGCACCGGCGCCGATGCCATCGCCGAGGGGCTCGACGGCGCGCTGTCGGGCACGCTGAAGCTGCCCGACGCCGAGGCCTGCCGGCGCTACGCGCGCGAGAACTTCGACAACGCCGTGATCGCCAGGCGCGTCGCGCAGGTCTACGACGAGGCGATCCGGGCCGGCTAG
- a CDS encoding AraC family transcriptional regulator: MLAPPAAGPSVSLRRYGVAEASDLHDFHQVVLGVDGEMVMAVDGVAERIDGRRAWLIPAGTRHDYAGLGPNRQLVLDLPVASLAVPERWFERARPFALAPALGALVNEFALGLAARAEAAAPAPSARLHWLAATRLCEALLGSPPERGAAAGLDFARIDHWLRARLAEPLRVADLAAHCGFGPRRFHQLFVEAFGETPHRYLLKLRLDAAVLRLADPAHTLAAIAADLGFADQSAFTHAFTRRFGIAPGRWRAGRH, from the coding sequence ATGCTCGCGCCCCCCGCCGCCGGCCCGTCCGTCTCGCTGCGCCGCTACGGCGTGGCCGAGGCGTCGGACCTCCACGATTTCCATCAGGTCGTGCTCGGCGTGGACGGCGAGATGGTGATGGCCGTCGACGGCGTGGCCGAGCGCATCGACGGCCGGCGCGCCTGGCTGATTCCGGCCGGCACGCGCCACGACTATGCGGGCCTCGGCCCGAATCGCCAGTTGGTGCTGGATCTGCCGGTGGCTTCGCTGGCCGTGCCGGAACGCTGGTTCGAGCGCGCGCGGCCGTTCGCGCTGGCGCCCGCGCTCGGCGCGCTGGTGAACGAATTCGCGCTCGGGCTCGCCGCGCGTGCCGAAGCCGCCGCGCCTGCGCCGTCGGCGCGGCTGCACTGGCTGGCCGCGACGCGGCTCTGCGAGGCGCTGCTCGGCTCGCCGCCCGAGCGCGGCGCGGCCGCCGGCCTCGATTTCGCGCGGATCGACCACTGGCTGCGCGCGCGGCTCGCCGAGCCGCTGCGCGTGGCCGATCTGGCCGCGCACTGCGGCTTCGGCCCGCGCCGGTTCCATCAGCTGTTCGTCGAGGCGTTCGGCGAAACGCCGCACCGCTACCTGTTGAAGCTGCGGCTCGACGCGGCCGTGCTGCGGCTCGCCGATCCGGCCCACACGCTGGCCGCGATCGCGGCCGACCTCGGCTTCGCCGACCAGAGCGCGTTCACGCACGCGTTCACGCGCCGCTTCGGCATCGCGCCGGGGCGATGGCGCGCAGGGCGGCATTGA
- a CDS encoding FKBP-type peptidyl-prolyl cis-trans isomerase, giving the protein MTVVTTDSGLKYEELTEGTGAEAKAGQSVTVHYTGWLTDGQKFDSSKDRNDPFVFVLGGGMVIKGWDEGVQGMKVGGTRRLTIPASLGYGARGAGGVIPPNATLVFEVELLAV; this is encoded by the coding sequence ATGACCGTCGTCACCACCGATTCGGGCCTCAAGTACGAAGAACTGACCGAAGGTACGGGCGCCGAAGCCAAGGCCGGCCAGTCCGTCACCGTCCACTACACGGGCTGGCTGACCGACGGCCAGAAGTTCGATTCGAGCAAGGATCGCAACGACCCGTTCGTGTTCGTGCTGGGCGGCGGCATGGTGATCAAGGGCTGGGACGAAGGGGTCCAGGGCATGAAGGTGGGCGGCACGCGCCGCCTGACGATCCCGGCCTCGCTCGGCTACGGCGCGCGCGGCGCGGGCGGCGTGATTCCGCCGAACGCCACGCTGGTGTTCGAGGTCGAGCTGCTGGCCGTCTGA
- a CDS encoding sugar phosphate isomerase/epimerase family protein: MAARGRACRVCGMLYSAFQTHGVPTTAAGVAMPIPGRAAETAARDGILLGLEAVERYESKVPNPASRGIELCERIGRPHSKAHLHTYHINIEESDVMTAIRETGAHLNYFHCGDFHRGSLGSGRIDLAAIVPALAVSGYAGPIACESCSSRGGGQPLGGGLAIRRERRQDARALASHARRDTRARLESVLESAPEALRQAERGRLS, translated from the coding sequence ATGGCGGCCCGAGGCCGCGCGTGCCGCGTCTGCGGTATGCTCTACTCGGCGTTCCAGACGCACGGTGTGCCGACCACCGCGGCCGGCGTGGCGATGCCGATCCCCGGCCGGGCCGCCGAGACCGCCGCGCGCGACGGCATCCTGCTCGGCCTGGAAGCGGTCGAGCGCTACGAGTCGAAGGTGCCGAACCCTGCCTCGCGAGGCATCGAGCTCTGCGAGCGGATCGGCCGGCCGCACTCGAAGGCTCACCTGCACACCTATCACATCAACATCGAGGAATCCGACGTGATGACGGCGATACGCGAAACCGGCGCGCATCTCAACTATTTCCACTGCGGCGACTTCCATCGCGGCAGTCTGGGCTCGGGCCGCATCGACCTCGCGGCGATCGTTCCCGCACTGGCGGTCTCGGGCTACGCGGGGCCGATCGCGTGCGAGAGCTGCTCGTCGCGCGGGGGCGGGCAGCCGCTCGGGGGCGGGCTCGCGATCCGGCGCGAGCGCCGGCAAGACGCGCGCGCGCTGGCCTCGCACGCGCGGCGCGACACCCGCGCCCGGCTCGAGTCCGTGCTCGAGTCCGCACCGGAGGCGCTCCGGCAGGCCGAGCGCGGCCGCCTGTCATGA
- a CDS encoding AAA family ATPase codes for MSTTREVEFAVLLAQLREATPGARRLVAVAGPPGAGKSTFAARLVAALNDGAPGHAALLSMDGFHYDDRVLNARGQRARKGAPHTFDVDGLAALLARLAADDGREIAVPVFDREIEIARAGAAIVPAAARIVVVEGNYLLLDDAAWAPLRAMFDTTVMLAVPRAVLIERLAARWQGYGMDEAAILAKLDGNDLPNVDLVLGGSVPADFLVANG; via the coding sequence ATGAGCACGACGCGCGAGGTGGAGTTCGCGGTGCTGCTCGCGCAACTGCGCGAGGCGACGCCGGGCGCGCGCCGGCTGGTGGCCGTGGCGGGGCCGCCCGGCGCTGGCAAGAGCACCTTCGCCGCGCGACTGGTGGCGGCGCTCAATGATGGCGCGCCCGGCCACGCGGCGCTGCTGTCGATGGACGGCTTCCACTACGACGATCGCGTGCTGAACGCGCGCGGCCAGCGCGCACGCAAGGGTGCGCCGCATACGTTCGACGTCGACGGCCTGGCCGCGCTGCTCGCGCGGCTCGCCGCCGACGACGGCCGTGAGATCGCCGTGCCGGTGTTCGACCGCGAGATCGAGATCGCGCGCGCGGGCGCGGCGATCGTGCCGGCGGCGGCGCGCATCGTGGTGGTGGAGGGCAACTATCTGCTGCTCGACGACGCCGCCTGGGCGCCGCTGCGCGCCATGTTCGACACCACCGTGATGCTCGCGGTGCCGCGCGCGGTGCTGATCGAGCGGCTCGCCGCGCGCTGGCAGGGCTACGGCATGGACGAGGCGGCGATCCTCGCCAAGCTCGACGGCAACGACCTGCCGAACGTCGATCTCGTGCTCGGCGGCTCGGTGCCGGCCGATTTTCTGGTCGCCAACGGCTAG
- a CDS encoding metal-dependent hydrolase: MSDSSAAAAVAAGIMPVRRDLRFALPVERAKDWHGQGPAVTHFFNALSLLFPAGERFFMDSVRNYRDRIDDPVLRQQVQGFIGQEAMHTREHVEYNEVLQANRLPARKLDKRVWKVLGWMKRVMPHSMQLAHTVAAEHYTAMLAGLLLDDPSRLDGAEDGYRQLWLWHALEETEHKAVSFDVWNAVMAPGPKRYLIRIGTYLLTTLTFWPTVFLLHTRLIRADRSSGQRVRGMGRVIRFLYGPRHGVFPRIAREWLSFFRPDFHPWDHDNRHHLAKVAQLVAENRARQAGWAEPPVPAVRRRLGAA, encoded by the coding sequence ATGTCCGATTCGTCCGCAGCCGCCGCCGTCGCGGCCGGCATCATGCCCGTGCGCCGGGACCTGCGCTTCGCGCTGCCGGTCGAGCGCGCCAAGGACTGGCACGGCCAGGGGCCGGCCGTCACGCACTTCTTCAACGCGCTGTCGCTGCTGTTTCCGGCCGGCGAGCGCTTCTTCATGGATTCGGTGCGCAACTACCGCGACCGCATCGACGATCCCGTGCTCAGGCAGCAGGTGCAGGGCTTCATCGGCCAGGAGGCGATGCACACGCGCGAGCACGTGGAATACAACGAGGTGCTGCAGGCCAACCGGCTGCCCGCGCGCAAGCTCGACAAGCGCGTCTGGAAAGTGCTCGGCTGGATGAAGCGGGTCATGCCGCATTCGATGCAGCTCGCGCATACGGTGGCCGCCGAGCACTACACGGCGATGCTGGCCGGGCTGCTGCTCGACGATCCGTCGCGGCTCGACGGCGCCGAGGACGGCTACCGGCAGCTGTGGCTCTGGCACGCGCTGGAGGAAACCGAGCACAAGGCGGTCTCGTTCGATGTCTGGAACGCGGTGATGGCGCCCGGGCCGAAGCGCTACCTGATTCGGATCGGCACCTACTTGCTCACCACGCTGACGTTCTGGCCCACGGTGTTCCTGCTCCACACGCGGCTGATCCGGGCGGACCGCTCGTCCGGCCAGCGCGTGCGCGGCATGGGGCGCGTGATCCGCTTCCTGTACGGCCCGCGCCACGGCGTGTTTCCACGCATCGCGCGCGAGTGGCTGAGCTTCTTCCGGCCCGATTTCCATCCGTGGGATCACGACAATCGTCATCATCTGGCGAAGGTCGCGCAGCTGGTGGCCGAGAACCGGGCGCGGCAGGCGGGGTGGGCCGAGCCGCCGGTGCCGGCGGTGCGGCGGCGGCTCGGCGCCGCTTGA
- a CDS encoding MbcA/ParS/Xre antitoxin family protein, with translation MSRPAPTPQPPAPQPEATPAQMSAAGLRAFFNIARDWNLSTDEQIVLLGSPGRSTFFKWKASPQTARLTRDTLERLSLVLGIYKALQILLPPEAADGWVKRPNQAAPFNGSRALDRMLAGNVGDLLAVRQYLDAVRGGWA, from the coding sequence ATGTCTCGACCCGCACCGACCCCGCAACCGCCCGCCCCGCAGCCGGAAGCGACGCCCGCGCAGATGTCCGCCGCCGGCCTGCGCGCGTTCTTCAACATTGCGCGCGACTGGAATCTGTCGACCGACGAGCAGATCGTGCTGCTGGGCTCGCCGGGCCGCTCGACGTTCTTCAAATGGAAGGCCTCGCCGCAGACGGCGCGGCTCACGCGCGACACGCTGGAGCGGCTGTCGCTCGTGCTCGGCATCTACAAGGCGCTGCAGATCCTGCTGCCGCCCGAGGCCGCGGACGGCTGGGTCAAGCGGCCGAACCAGGCCGCGCCGTTCAACGGCAGCCGCGCGCTCGACCGCATGCTGGCCGGCAACGTCGGCGATCTGCTCGCGGTGCGGCAGTATCTGGATGCGGTGCGGGGGGGCTGGGCGTGA
- a CDS encoding RES family NAD+ phosphorylase has protein sequence MTATDCSTRWPVSRLDWAPAYRVIPTRFPAINLFDRVASADDFEALYALEAMTNDRVRAEVGQLDLVPPGERRFGPGYGPIMAAFTHLNPQGSRFSDGSYGVFYCARSRQTAIAETRHHTGLFLAATREAPMRQQMRLYTVLAQGEAADIRDWPDRDPALLDPVDYSAGQAFGRMVRGAGFAGLAYPSVRDPGGDCLAAFRTAMLRDCHHAAYLEYSWNGTAIDAVFELNQIG, from the coding sequence GTGACCGCAACCGATTGCTCGACCCGCTGGCCCGTCTCGCGGCTCGACTGGGCGCCCGCCTACCGTGTGATTCCCACCCGCTTTCCCGCCATCAACCTGTTCGACCGCGTCGCGTCGGCCGACGATTTCGAGGCGCTCTACGCGCTCGAGGCGATGACCAACGACCGCGTGCGCGCCGAGGTCGGCCAGCTCGACCTGGTGCCGCCCGGCGAGCGCCGCTTCGGCCCCGGCTACGGCCCGATCATGGCCGCGTTCACGCACCTGAATCCGCAGGGCAGCCGCTTCTCCGACGGCAGCTACGGCGTGTTCTACTGCGCGCGCTCGCGTCAGACCGCGATCGCCGAGACGCGCCACCACACCGGCCTGTTCCTCGCCGCCACCCGCGAGGCGCCGATGCGCCAGCAGATGCGGCTCTACACCGTGCTGGCGCAGGGCGAGGCGGCCGACATCCGCGACTGGCCCGACCGCGATCCGGCGCTGCTCGATCCGGTCGACTATTCGGCCGGGCAGGCGTTCGGCCGCATGGTGCGCGGCGCCGGCTTCGCGGGGCTGGCCTATCCGTCGGTGCGCGACCCGGGCGGCGATTGCCTCGCCGCATTCCGTACCGCGATGCTGCGCGATTGCCATCACGCCGCTTATCTCGAATACAGCTGGAACGGCACGGCGATCGACGCCGTGTTCGAACTGAACCAGATCGGCTGA
- a CDS encoding DUF1345 domain-containing protein, protein MKTLPMLLRNRPRMWIAFAIGVVFACAVPGLHHAFSRALVGWDVAVWLYLAMMWLRMSRAHYDKVREIAVREDESATTVLTVVCLATVASVAAIAVELASAKSLGLRAGLEHYAVTGATLFGAWFLIPTIFTLHYARLYYQSPPAARALQFPDRDLTPDYWDFLYFSFTIAVASQTSDVTLNSRAIRRAGLAQSILSFYFNMAVLGLSINVAAGLLGS, encoded by the coding sequence ATGAAGACTCTCCCGATGTTGCTGCGCAATCGCCCGCGGATGTGGATCGCGTTCGCGATCGGCGTGGTGTTTGCCTGCGCGGTGCCGGGCCTGCATCATGCGTTCTCGCGCGCGCTGGTGGGCTGGGACGTCGCGGTGTGGCTGTATCTGGCGATGATGTGGCTGCGGATGTCGCGCGCGCATTACGACAAGGTGCGCGAAATCGCGGTGCGCGAGGACGAGAGCGCGACCACGGTGCTGACCGTCGTCTGCCTCGCGACGGTGGCGAGCGTGGCGGCGATCGCCGTCGAGCTGGCGAGCGCGAAGAGCCTCGGGCTGCGCGCGGGCCTCGAGCATTACGCGGTGACGGGCGCGACGCTGTTCGGCGCGTGGTTCCTGATTCCCACCATCTTCACGCTGCATTACGCGCGGCTCTACTACCAGTCGCCGCCGGCGGCGCGCGCGCTGCAGTTTCCCGATCGCGATCTCACGCCCGATTACTGGGACTTCCTCTATTTCTCGTTCACGATCGCGGTGGCCTCGCAGACCTCGGACGTGACGCTGAACAGCCGCGCGATCCGGCGCGCCGGGCTCGCGCAGTCGATTCTGTCGTTCTACTTCAACATGGCGGTGCTCGGCCTGTCGATCAACGTCGCGGCAGGGCTGCTCGGCAGCTAG
- a CDS encoding glutathione S-transferase family protein, which translates to MLTVHHLNNSRSQRVLWLLEELGIPYELKRYERDPKTLRAPPALRDVHPLGKSPVLTDDGETVAESGAIIEYLLERYDTDSRFAPAPGTPERRRFTYWLHYAEGSAMPPLLLKLVTMRIAQAPMPFFVKPIARKFAATLQSSFVDPQLKLHLGYIEESLRATGWFAGDAFSAADVQMSFPLEAAASRADAVAQLPAIRAFLERIHARPAYHRALARGGPYDMVR; encoded by the coding sequence ATGCTGACCGTCCATCACCTCAACAATTCCCGCTCGCAGCGCGTGCTGTGGCTGCTCGAAGAGCTCGGCATCCCCTACGAGCTGAAGCGCTACGAGCGCGATCCGAAGACGTTGCGCGCGCCGCCCGCGCTGCGCGACGTGCACCCGCTCGGCAAGTCGCCGGTACTGACCGACGACGGCGAAACCGTCGCCGAGTCGGGCGCGATCATCGAATACCTGCTCGAACGCTACGACACGGACTCGCGCTTCGCCCCCGCGCCCGGTACTCCGGAGCGGCGGCGCTTCACCTACTGGCTGCACTACGCGGAGGGCTCGGCGATGCCGCCGCTGCTGCTCAAGCTGGTGACCATGCGCATCGCCCAGGCGCCGATGCCGTTCTTCGTCAAGCCGATCGCACGCAAGTTCGCCGCGACGCTGCAGTCGAGCTTCGTCGATCCGCAGCTGAAGCTGCATCTCGGCTATATCGAGGAGTCGCTACGCGCCACGGGCTGGTTCGCCGGCGACGCGTTCAGCGCCGCCGACGTGCAGATGAGCTTTCCGCTGGAGGCGGCCGCCTCGCGCGCCGATGCCGTCGCGCAGCTGCCGGCGATCCGCGCGTTCCTCGAACGGATCCATGCGCGGCCCGCCTACCACCGTGCGCTGGCGCGCGGCGGTCCCTACGACATGGTGCGCTGA
- a CDS encoding VOC family protein yields MPLPMTRVILYTHDVTRLKVFYHTHFGLPTVEAIEGEWVVLDAGGVELALHRVGEPYRHAAAGGAAGSNAKFVFRVDDDIEARRAALMQAGVPMGAVRRYDGFHYRLCDGTDPEGNVFQLMQADDARA; encoded by the coding sequence ATGCCGCTTCCGATGACCCGGGTGATTCTATACACGCACGACGTGACCCGGTTGAAGGTTTTCTACCATACGCACTTCGGGCTGCCGACGGTCGAGGCGATCGAGGGCGAATGGGTCGTGCTCGACGCCGGCGGTGTCGAACTCGCGCTGCATCGGGTCGGCGAGCCGTACCGGCACGCTGCAGCCGGCGGCGCGGCCGGCTCGAACGCGAAGTTCGTGTTCCGCGTCGACGACGACATCGAGGCGCGCCGTGCCGCGCTGATGCAGGCCGGCGTGCCGATGGGCGCGGTCCGGCGCTACGACGGCTTCCACTATCGGCTCTGCGACGGCACCGATCCCGAGGGCAACGTGTTCCAACTGATGCAGGCCGACGACGCGCGCGCCTGA
- a CDS encoding alpha/beta fold hydrolase yields MSDSPRILLVHGLTGHLHAPALLEALRPATVVAPDLLGYGACADVDPVSITLAAQVDVLREAIDEAAGPADRWLVVGHSVGGAIAHLFAAKYPDRAAAVVSVEGNFALDDAFWSQRLASMPLREIEAQLQRDLDDPAGWLARAGLRTDAELIAAAADQLAFQPASTLQRMAISVVETTGAPAYLQRIAGWLDKVPLHLLAGERSARDWHVPDWLRPRAQSDRTLAGRGHMMMLEDPRQFANAILDIALAR; encoded by the coding sequence ATGTCCGACTCTCCCCGCATCCTGCTCGTCCACGGCTTGACCGGCCATCTGCATGCGCCCGCGCTGCTCGAGGCGCTGCGGCCCGCCACCGTGGTGGCGCCCGATCTGCTCGGCTACGGCGCCTGCGCCGATGTCGACCCCGTCTCGATCACGCTCGCCGCACAGGTCGACGTGCTGCGCGAGGCGATCGACGAGGCCGCGGGGCCGGCCGACCGCTGGCTCGTGGTCGGGCATTCGGTGGGCGGCGCGATCGCGCATCTGTTCGCGGCGAAGTATCCCGATCGCGCCGCGGCCGTCGTCAGCGTCGAGGGCAATTTCGCGCTCGACGATGCGTTCTGGTCGCAGCGCCTCGCCTCGATGCCGCTCAGGGAAATCGAGGCGCAACTGCAGCGCGATCTCGACGATCCGGCCGGCTGGCTCGCGCGTGCCGGGCTGCGCACCGACGCCGAGCTGATCGCCGCGGCGGCCGACCAGCTCGCGTTCCAGCCCGCCAGCACCTTGCAGCGCATGGCCATCTCGGTGGTCGAGACGACCGGCGCGCCGGCCTATCTGCAGCGCATCGCCGGCTGGCTCGACAAGGTGCCGCTGCATCTGCTCGCAGGCGAGCGCTCGGCGCGCGACTGGCACGTGCCGGACTGGCTGCGCCCGCGCGCGCAAAGCGATCGCACGCTGGCGGGCCGCGGCCACATGATGATGCTCGAGGACCCACGCCAGTTCGCGAACGCGATCCTCGACATCGCGCTGGCGCGCTGA